The genomic DNA CCCTAAATAGGCATTAATGCCCTTTGGCACTTGGGACAAACAGCATGAATAGTTAGTTGACAATCTAGTAGATGATATCCTTCTTTTTGGGCTGTTTTTGCCCCAATTTTCAAAATAGATTCGTTTTTGAACTCAATAGTAGTATTGCAACGGACGCAAATCAAATGATGATGATGATGGGGATAGGGTTGGTTTAGTTCATAGTGTTTATGTCCTTCACCTAATTCTAATTCCCGCAAAATTCCCATCCTAGACATCAGTTTCAAGGTTCTATAAATGGTTGATAAACTGATGCCTTCACCGTCAGTTTCTAGGCGATGATAAAGATCCTCGGCACTTAAATGTTCTCCCTGTGGTAATTCTTGAAAAATGTGCAGGATTACTTCGCGTTGAGGAGTCAAACGCCAACCACGGTCGTTTAGTTCTGCCTTGAGTGAACCAGTTGTGTAGACAGTCATACTAAATTTTCTCAACAAAGCCTTCTAATTGAGAATATAACAAATATCAGGAGGGATTTGCAACAATCATGACTTATTGAGAATATTTGTTAGTTGGGCATTGGGCATTGGTCACTGGTAATTTTCTTACTAAGTACCTGGGCAAAATTGATTGCACATTTGGGAAAACAATAGAAATCTCTGTATCTCTTGTCTGTCACCTGTCACCTGTCACCTGTCACCTTCCCTAAATATGAAATTTATTTTGCACGACTACTTATCACCTGTTCCCTGTTCCCTCTTTTAACTTAAAGATTCCAAATAGTCGCGGATGAGGTTACGACGTTTGGGTTGGCGGAGTTTTTGTAGGGCTTTGGATTCAATTTGTCTGACTCTTTCCCTTGATAGGTCTAAAGCACGGCCTATTTCTGCCAATGAGTAAGGATGACCGTCAGATAAACCAAACCGCATCAGAATTACTTCCCGCTCACGGGTAGTTAAATCCTCCAGTAAATGGTGCAAATCTTTTTGTAAAGATTCTCGCATTAACATTTCTTCTGGGGTGACGCTATCTGTTTCTAATAATTCCCCTAATTCTGTATCTTTGTCTTTACCTACTTTGGTTTCTAAGGAGACAGAACGGGGAACACGTAATAAAACTTCCCGTACTTGGGCAGCTGTCATATCTAGTTCAACTGCTAAATCTTCTAAGGTAGGGGTACGACCTTGTTCTTGGGCTATTTTCCGTTGTGCTTTTTTAATTTTGTTGAGTTTTTCGGTAATATGAACAGGAAGGCGAATTGTCCGACTAGAGGTTGCGATCGCTCTAGTAATTCCCTGACGAATCCACCAATAGGCATAGGTACTAAAACGATATCCTTTGGTTGGATCAAATTTTTCTACCGCTCTTTCTAAACCTAGAGTACCTTCTTGGACTAAATCTAATAATTCTAAACCACGATTTTGATATTTTTTGGCTACGGACACCACAAGACGCAAATTAGCCTTGATCATGTGTTCTTTAGCGTGGAGTCCTTGAGATTGAATTTTCTCCAGTTCCTCTACTGTCAAACTAGCAATTTCTGCCCAGCGTTTTTTACCTTCTGAAAGTGTGGGCTTGAGTTCAGATAATTCAATCCCAGCGGTACTTGCCCATCTTTCTAATGAAGGGCGATGTCCTAGTGCAGATACTAAACGCTCTTGGACTTCAACTAGCCGTAAATAATTGGCTAATACAACATCACCTTCTTTTGCTGCATTGGCAAGAGTGATCCGCATCCGTAAATATCGCTGTACTTTTTGGGCTTCTGAAACTTCTTCATCTCGCCCTAATAAGCGTACTCTACCAATTTCCTGAAGGTATAAACGTACTAAGTCTGTACTGCGTCGGTTGGTGTTAGCAGCCAAGTTTTGAGCATCAGCAGCAGCTACTGCTTCTAAATCCTGTAATTCCTCTAGAGACAAATCACTATTTTCAACATTAAAATCAGAGTCTAGTGTTGAATTAGACTTTGGAGAATCGTAAGCTGCATCTGTATAGAAAGATGTTGCTGGCATAATTTCTTAATGTGAAGGTACGAATAGATTACGGTCAGCTAATCAACTGTTGCTATTGTTCCCGTAATTCACGTTTAAATAACACAATTGAGCTTGACAGTACAATTCTTTGTAAAAGGTTGTACTGGTTTGGCTGAACTTGATGATTTATTTGGGTGGCAAATGATTTTTACCACCAGATCAATCAAGTTAGCCGACAAATTTGATTAAAACAGGTTAATGGTATTAAAGTTTACTTATGAAACAGGAGATGGGATTTCATTTTTACCGAAATTTATCAGTGACTGTGGTGTGTTGGTGGAAATTATAGATATTTCCGGTCACAGTCAGACTGGAAAAAATCAATTACCTAAGTTAATATAGGTATTTTCAGGAATCGTGGCTGTTGATTTAACAACAGGTATAAACATATTCCTGGTAATTTTGCTGTTGATAAACTACATAACTATGATTACAGCATGGGGAAAGTAATTTCCTGACAATTTAATAATTTTTTTAGTGATTATTTGGTAACTAACTGGTTTCATTTACGAGAAAATGCTGATATGACAGCGTGATTCAGGCAATAGCTGGGGTAAATTTATTGGTGATGATCTTAGTGATACTCTGACTTGATATCTCTTAACATGAGTTCATTCAGAGCTTTTTGCGGTGTAATTTCTGCCTCCAGTAAGCGATAAACCTGCTCAGTAATGGGAATGGTCAGATTTTGTTGCTGAGATATTTGCATCAATACCTGACAGGTGTTGACACCTTCGGCAGTTCCTTTTAAGGAAGCGAGAATTTCAGTTAAGGTTTTCCCTCTTGCTAATTGATAACCGACTTGATAGTTACGGCTTAAAGAACTATTGCAAGTTGCCAACAAATCTCCTAGACCGGATAAACCATAAAATGTTTCTGTGTTCGCGCCTAAAACTCTACCGATTCTGACCATTTCCGTCAAACCACGAGTTAATAAAGCTGCTTTGGCGTTAGTTCCCAGATGTAAACCATCACAAACACCAGCTGCGATCGCCATCACATTTTTCAGTGTACCACCTAGTTCTACTCCTACTGAATCAGGATTAGTATATACACGAAACTTACTGGAAGAAAAGACTAGTTGCACGGTTGTTGCATCTGCCAAGTTTTTGCTGGCTACTACGGTAGCAGCTGGTAATTCCTGTGCTATTTCTTCAGATAAATTAGGACCAGACAGGACAACTACAGAATGATTAGGAAATTCTGTCTGCCAAATTTGGGAAGGGGTGCCGGTGGTTTTTGGATCTAATCCTTTTGTAGCGGTAACAAAAATTGTGTCTGGAGATAAGGGGTAAGATTTAACCAATAAAGCTACATCTCTGACACCTTTCATAGAAATAGCAGAGAGGATAATTTCTGCATCTTTTAAAACATCCTCTAAAGCAAGATTGCCCTGACGTGACCACAAACTTACCCGATGACCATTCAAAGACGCTAAATTTGCTAGGGTTGAACCCCAAGCACCTGCACCTAAAATAGCGATAGTTTTTGATGTAGTCATTGTTAATGGGAGGGGGGGAGATCTCACAAGGGTAGGTTTTTAATATTATCTCTCCTATCTGGGATACTGTTTCATTAATCCTCTAACTTGTTCTGCATGATAGGAGCTTCTTGTCAATGGTGAAGAAACAACTTGTAAAAATCCAATTTCTTCTCCGTAAGCTTGCCAGGCTGCAAATTGATCGGGGTTTATGAAATCAGCTACTTGTAAGTGTTTTGGGCTGGGTTGGAGATATTGGCCAATAGTTAAAATATCACATTCTACCGATCTTAAATCAGCCATGACCTGACGAACTTCTTGATCAGTTTCACCCAGACCGACCATGATACCAGATTTGGTGTAGGTACTGGGGCAAATTTGGCGAGTTCGTCTTAATAATTCTAATGTCCGTTGATAATCGCCCTGGGGACGTATCCGACGATATAGGCGGGGTATGGTTTCTGTGTTGTGGTTTGTTACTTCTGGTTTGGCTTGGAGAATGATTTCTAAGGCTTCCCAGTTACCGCATAAGTCAGGAATTAGTACCTCTATAGTAGTTGTATGTGATACTTCACGAACCGCGTTAATACATTTAACAAACTGGGATGCACCACCATCTACTAAATCATCTCTGTTCACAGAAGTAATGACAACATGGTTTAGCTGCATTCTACGTACAGCTTCAGCTAGTCGTGTGGGTTCGGTGGGATCTAGGGGTTGAGGTTTTTTCTCAAAATCAATATCACAATAAGGACAGGCTCTGGTACAAGCTGGCCCCATAATTAAAAATGTGGCAGTTCCAGCGTTAAAGCATTCGCCAATGTTAGGACAGGATGCTTCTTCACAAACCGTATTTAGGGCTAAATCCCGCAAAATTTCTTTAACGTTACCAACTCGCTCCCACTGCGG from Okeanomitos corallinicola TIOX110 includes the following:
- a CDS encoding NAD(P)H-dependent glycerol-3-phosphate dehydrogenase, giving the protein MTTSKTIAILGAGAWGSTLANLASLNGHRVSLWSRQGNLALEDVLKDAEIILSAISMKGVRDVALLVKSYPLSPDTIFVTATKGLDPKTTGTPSQIWQTEFPNHSVVVLSGPNLSEEIAQELPAATVVASKNLADATTVQLVFSSSKFRVYTNPDSVGVELGGTLKNVMAIAAGVCDGLHLGTNAKAALLTRGLTEMVRIGRVLGANTETFYGLSGLGDLLATCNSSLSRNYQVGYQLARGKTLTEILASLKGTAEGVNTCQVLMQISQQQNLTIPITEQVYRLLEAEITPQKALNELMLRDIKSEYH
- the lipA gene encoding lipoyl synthase, which gives rise to MTVKPDWLRVKAPQWERVGNVKEILRDLALNTVCEEASCPNIGECFNAGTATFLIMGPACTRACPYCDIDFEKKPQPLDPTEPTRLAEAVRRMQLNHVVITSVNRDDLVDGGASQFVKCINAVREVSHTTTIEVLIPDLCGNWEALEIILQAKPEVTNHNTETIPRLYRRIRPQGDYQRTLELLRRTRQICPSTYTKSGIMVGLGETDQEVRQVMADLRSVECDILTIGQYLQPSPKHLQVADFINPDQFAAWQAYGEEIGFLQVVSSPLTRSSYHAEQVRGLMKQYPR
- a CDS encoding transcriptional repressor; the encoded protein is MTVYTTGSLKAELNDRGWRLTPQREVILHIFQELPQGEHLSAEDLYHRLETDGEGISLSTIYRTLKLMSRMGILRELELGEGHKHYELNQPYPHHHHHLICVRCNTTIEFKNESILKIGAKTAQKEGYHLLDCQLTIHAVCPKCQRALMPI
- the sigC gene encoding RNA polymerase sigma factor SigC; the protein is MPATSFYTDAAYDSPKSNSTLDSDFNVENSDLSLEELQDLEAVAAADAQNLAANTNRRSTDLVRLYLQEIGRVRLLGRDEEVSEAQKVQRYLRMRITLANAAKEGDVVLANYLRLVEVQERLVSALGHRPSLERWASTAGIELSELKPTLSEGKKRWAEIASLTVEELEKIQSQGLHAKEHMIKANLRLVVSVAKKYQNRGLELLDLVQEGTLGLERAVEKFDPTKGYRFSTYAYWWIRQGITRAIATSSRTIRLPVHITEKLNKIKKAQRKIAQEQGRTPTLEDLAVELDMTAAQVREVLLRVPRSVSLETKVGKDKDTELGELLETDSVTPEEMLMRESLQKDLHHLLEDLTTREREVILMRFGLSDGHPYSLAEIGRALDLSRERVRQIESKALQKLRQPKRRNLIRDYLESLS